A genomic stretch from Sander vitreus isolate 19-12246 chromosome 17, sanVit1, whole genome shotgun sequence includes:
- the ppp1r21 gene encoding protein phosphatase 1 regulatory subunit 21 isoform X1, which translates to MANVTDLQTKYSKLAQEYSKLRAQNQVLKKGVVDEQANSASFKEQLKQRDQSLRKQEQEMDSLSFRNQQLAKRVELLQEELAVSEAKGKKGKSKADSPSQHGLETQSVFDEDLQKKIEENERLHIQFYEADEQHRRQEAELMTRLQELEKESEQHQAVVDGLTAKYMETIGRLQSDKARLEVKAQTLEREAKECRMRTEECQQQLRRCQSELNRQVKQSSSVIQEKVPFNDTKFGDYNSLNVPPHNRRHQLKARDLSGQALSFIQDLVAALLNFHSYTEQRVHIYPLDSSIELISPLNQKFSQYLHENAAYVRPLEDSCLQLHQSITEDTVTVLETVVKLKSFADNFSSYTHFLQKILPYQLKSLEEECDTPLCTAALTAKNQELQSDMKRVTSVFEKLQSYIYLLALPSVRQDAMPQSSTSAVFTQLAACLHSLHDAIKEMSKHYNQKAGLEQDLPTITQKLCTTTECLLGSLGSLTSSTGKIATFFSNNLDFFTSSGYSPRGSTVPLNPLQAESMLANKKKAAAYIHAIKKARPQSVPYKEALSNRRILTSSTESREGLTQQVHQSQEKIARLEQEKEHWLLEAQLGKVRLEKENQRIADLETQLAAALGGSPYSQPAAASTLAQSHEETEKEQKPAGRETTLCTSLVGMLCTTPTVEHMGDEESREQLIKTHYMARVGELTTQLQISDSKAVHFHSECRALAKRLAIAEKSRETLTEEVKLANQNITRLQDELATTKRSYEDQLSMMSDHLCSMNETLSKQREEIDTLKLGSKGNAKKNKGR; encoded by the exons ATGGCTAACGTTACAGACCTGCAAACAAAATACAGCAAGCTGGCACAGGAGTACTCCAAG CTCCGTGCCCAGAACCAGGTGCTAAAGAAGGGAGTTGTGGATGAACAGGCCAACTCTGCCTCATTTAAG GAGCagctgaagcagagggaccagAGCCTGAGGAAGCAGGAGCAGGAGATGGACAGTCTCAGCTTCAGGAACCAACAGCTGGCCAAGAGAGTGGAGCTGCTGCAAGAGGAGCTAGCTGTCAGTGAAGCCAAGGGCAAAAAGGGGAAG AGTAAAGCAGACTCTCCCTCACAACATGGTCTGGAGACCCAGAGTGTTTTTGATGAGGACCTGCAGAAAAAGATAGAAGAAAATGAGCGACTTCATATCCAA TTCTATGAAGCAGACGAGCAGCACAGGAGGCAGGAGGCCGAGCTGATGACACGACTACAGGAGCTGGAAAAAGAATCGGAGCAGCACCAGGCTGTTGTAGACGGACTCACCGCTAAGTACATGGAAACAATTGGGCGGCTGCAGAGTGACAAGGCACGTTTAGAG GTGAAAGCACAGACCCTGGAGAGGGAAGCAAAAGAGTGCAGAATGCGAACAGAGGAGTG tcagcagcagttGAGGCGGTGCCAGTCAGAGCTAAACAGACAGGTGAAACAAAGCAGCAGTGTTATCCAGGAGAAAGTGCCCTTCAATGACACAA AATTTGGTGACTACAACAGCCTAAATGTGCCACCACACAATCGAAGGCACCAG CTTAAAGCCCGGGACTTGTCAGGTCAGGCCCTGAGCTTTATTCAGGACCTGGTGGCTGCTCTGTTGAACTTCCACTCCTACACAGAACAGAGAGTGCACATCTATCCCCTGGACTCCTCCATTGAGCTCATCTCCCCACTTAACCAGAAG TTTTCTCAGTATCTACATGAGAATGCAGCCTATGTGCGCCCCCTGGAGGATAGCTGTCTGCAGTTACACCAAAGCATCACAGAGGACACCGTCACAGTACTG GAGACTGTGGTCAAGCTGAAGAGCTTCGCTGATAATTTCTCATCATACACCCACTTTCTTCAAAAGATTCTTCCCTACCAGctgaaaag tCTGGAAGAAGAGTGCGACACACCTCTTTGTACTGCTGCCCTTACTGCGAAAAACCAGGAGTTGCAGAGTGACATGAAGAGAGTAACTTCTGTGTTTGAGAAACTGCAGAGCTACATTTATCTGTTGGCCTTACCCA GTGTTCGGCAGGATGCCATGCCACAGAGCAGCACCTCAGCTGTCTTCACCCAGCTGGCTGCCTGCCTACACAGTCTTCACGATGCCATTAAAG AGATGTCAAAGCATTACAACCAGAAAGCAGGCTTAGAACAGGACCTCCCCACTATCACCCAGAAGCTCTGTACCACCACAGAGTGCCTGCTGGGATCGTTGGGCTCTCTGACCAGCAGCACTGGCAAG ATTGCCACTTTCTTCAGCAACAACTTGGACTTCTTCACATCATCAGGCTACAGTCCAAGAGGCAGCACAGTACCCCTTAACCCTTTGCAAGCAGAGAGCATGCTGgccaacaaaaagaaagcagCTGCCTATATCCATGCTATCAAAAAG GCCAGGCCGCAGTCTGTTCCATACAAAGAAGCCCTGTCAAACCGTCGTATTCTCACCAGCTCCACTGAGAGCAGAGAAGGTCTCACTCAGCAG GTGCATCAGAGCCAGGAGAAGATTGCTcggctggagcaggagaaggaaCACTGGCTCCTGGAGGCCCAGCTGGGGAAGGTGCGGTTGGAAAAGGAGAACCAGCGCATTGCCGACCTGGAAACGCAGCTCGCAGCAGCTCTCGGGGGAAGTCCATACTCACAACCAGCTGCAGCCAGCACACTCGCACAGAGCCATGAGGAAACGGAGAAAGAGCAGAAGCCTGCTGGGAGAGAGACTACACTCTGCACCAGCCTG GTTGGCATGTTGTGCACAACACCTACAGTTGAGCAT aTGGGAGACGAGGAGTCCAGGGAGCAGCTGATAAAGACTCACTACATGGCCAGAGTGGGCGAACTCACCACCCAGCTCCAGATTTCAGACAGCAAAGCTGTGCACTTTCACTCTGAG TGTCGAGCTTTGGCCAAGAGATTAGCCATTGCAGAAAAGTCACGGGAGACTCTGACCGAGGAGGTCAAACTGGCTAATCAGAACATCACACGCTTGCAG GATGAGCTGGCTACGACAAAGAGGAGCTACGAAGACCAGCTCAGCATGATGAGCGACCACCTGTGTAGTATGAATGAGACTTTGAGCAAGCAGAGAGAGGAAATCGACACGCTCAAACTGGGCAGCAAG GGAAATGCCAAAAAGAACAAAGGTCGCTAG
- the ppp1r21 gene encoding protein phosphatase 1 regulatory subunit 21 isoform X2 produces MANVTDLQTKYSKLAQEYSKLRAQNQVLKKGVVDEQANSASFKEQLKQRDQSLRKQEQEMDSLSFRNQQLAKRVELLQEELAVSEAKGKKGKSKADSPSQHGLETQSVFDEDLQKKIEENERLHIQFYEADEQHRRQEAELMTRLQELEKESEQHQAVVDGLTAKYMETIGRLQSDKVKAQTLEREAKECRMRTEECQQQLRRCQSELNRQVKQSSSVIQEKVPFNDTKFGDYNSLNVPPHNRRHQLKARDLSGQALSFIQDLVAALLNFHSYTEQRVHIYPLDSSIELISPLNQKFSQYLHENAAYVRPLEDSCLQLHQSITEDTVTVLETVVKLKSFADNFSSYTHFLQKILPYQLKSLEEECDTPLCTAALTAKNQELQSDMKRVTSVFEKLQSYIYLLALPSVRQDAMPQSSTSAVFTQLAACLHSLHDAIKEMSKHYNQKAGLEQDLPTITQKLCTTTECLLGSLGSLTSSTGKIATFFSNNLDFFTSSGYSPRGSTVPLNPLQAESMLANKKKAAAYIHAIKKARPQSVPYKEALSNRRILTSSTESREGLTQQVHQSQEKIARLEQEKEHWLLEAQLGKVRLEKENQRIADLETQLAAALGGSPYSQPAAASTLAQSHEETEKEQKPAGRETTLCTSLVGMLCTTPTVEHMGDEESREQLIKTHYMARVGELTTQLQISDSKAVHFHSECRALAKRLAIAEKSRETLTEEVKLANQNITRLQDELATTKRSYEDQLSMMSDHLCSMNETLSKQREEIDTLKLGSKGNAKKNKGR; encoded by the exons ATGGCTAACGTTACAGACCTGCAAACAAAATACAGCAAGCTGGCACAGGAGTACTCCAAG CTCCGTGCCCAGAACCAGGTGCTAAAGAAGGGAGTTGTGGATGAACAGGCCAACTCTGCCTCATTTAAG GAGCagctgaagcagagggaccagAGCCTGAGGAAGCAGGAGCAGGAGATGGACAGTCTCAGCTTCAGGAACCAACAGCTGGCCAAGAGAGTGGAGCTGCTGCAAGAGGAGCTAGCTGTCAGTGAAGCCAAGGGCAAAAAGGGGAAG AGTAAAGCAGACTCTCCCTCACAACATGGTCTGGAGACCCAGAGTGTTTTTGATGAGGACCTGCAGAAAAAGATAGAAGAAAATGAGCGACTTCATATCCAA TTCTATGAAGCAGACGAGCAGCACAGGAGGCAGGAGGCCGAGCTGATGACACGACTACAGGAGCTGGAAAAAGAATCGGAGCAGCACCAGGCTGTTGTAGACGGACTCACCGCTAAGTACATGGAAACAATTGGGCGGCTGCAGAGTGACAAG GTGAAAGCACAGACCCTGGAGAGGGAAGCAAAAGAGTGCAGAATGCGAACAGAGGAGTG tcagcagcagttGAGGCGGTGCCAGTCAGAGCTAAACAGACAGGTGAAACAAAGCAGCAGTGTTATCCAGGAGAAAGTGCCCTTCAATGACACAA AATTTGGTGACTACAACAGCCTAAATGTGCCACCACACAATCGAAGGCACCAG CTTAAAGCCCGGGACTTGTCAGGTCAGGCCCTGAGCTTTATTCAGGACCTGGTGGCTGCTCTGTTGAACTTCCACTCCTACACAGAACAGAGAGTGCACATCTATCCCCTGGACTCCTCCATTGAGCTCATCTCCCCACTTAACCAGAAG TTTTCTCAGTATCTACATGAGAATGCAGCCTATGTGCGCCCCCTGGAGGATAGCTGTCTGCAGTTACACCAAAGCATCACAGAGGACACCGTCACAGTACTG GAGACTGTGGTCAAGCTGAAGAGCTTCGCTGATAATTTCTCATCATACACCCACTTTCTTCAAAAGATTCTTCCCTACCAGctgaaaag tCTGGAAGAAGAGTGCGACACACCTCTTTGTACTGCTGCCCTTACTGCGAAAAACCAGGAGTTGCAGAGTGACATGAAGAGAGTAACTTCTGTGTTTGAGAAACTGCAGAGCTACATTTATCTGTTGGCCTTACCCA GTGTTCGGCAGGATGCCATGCCACAGAGCAGCACCTCAGCTGTCTTCACCCAGCTGGCTGCCTGCCTACACAGTCTTCACGATGCCATTAAAG AGATGTCAAAGCATTACAACCAGAAAGCAGGCTTAGAACAGGACCTCCCCACTATCACCCAGAAGCTCTGTACCACCACAGAGTGCCTGCTGGGATCGTTGGGCTCTCTGACCAGCAGCACTGGCAAG ATTGCCACTTTCTTCAGCAACAACTTGGACTTCTTCACATCATCAGGCTACAGTCCAAGAGGCAGCACAGTACCCCTTAACCCTTTGCAAGCAGAGAGCATGCTGgccaacaaaaagaaagcagCTGCCTATATCCATGCTATCAAAAAG GCCAGGCCGCAGTCTGTTCCATACAAAGAAGCCCTGTCAAACCGTCGTATTCTCACCAGCTCCACTGAGAGCAGAGAAGGTCTCACTCAGCAG GTGCATCAGAGCCAGGAGAAGATTGCTcggctggagcaggagaaggaaCACTGGCTCCTGGAGGCCCAGCTGGGGAAGGTGCGGTTGGAAAAGGAGAACCAGCGCATTGCCGACCTGGAAACGCAGCTCGCAGCAGCTCTCGGGGGAAGTCCATACTCACAACCAGCTGCAGCCAGCACACTCGCACAGAGCCATGAGGAAACGGAGAAAGAGCAGAAGCCTGCTGGGAGAGAGACTACACTCTGCACCAGCCTG GTTGGCATGTTGTGCACAACACCTACAGTTGAGCAT aTGGGAGACGAGGAGTCCAGGGAGCAGCTGATAAAGACTCACTACATGGCCAGAGTGGGCGAACTCACCACCCAGCTCCAGATTTCAGACAGCAAAGCTGTGCACTTTCACTCTGAG TGTCGAGCTTTGGCCAAGAGATTAGCCATTGCAGAAAAGTCACGGGAGACTCTGACCGAGGAGGTCAAACTGGCTAATCAGAACATCACACGCTTGCAG GATGAGCTGGCTACGACAAAGAGGAGCTACGAAGACCAGCTCAGCATGATGAGCGACCACCTGTGTAGTATGAATGAGACTTTGAGCAAGCAGAGAGAGGAAATCGACACGCTCAAACTGGGCAGCAAG GGAAATGCCAAAAAGAACAAAGGTCGCTAG
- the ppp1r21 gene encoding protein phosphatase 1 regulatory subunit 21 isoform X3, which translates to MANVTDLQTKYSKLAQEYSKLRAQNQVLKKGVVDEQANSASFKEQLKQRDQSLRKQEQEMDSLSFRNQQLAKRVELLQEELASKADSPSQHGLETQSVFDEDLQKKIEENERLHIQFYEADEQHRRQEAELMTRLQELEKESEQHQAVVDGLTAKYMETIGRLQSDKARLEVKAQTLEREAKECRMRTEECQQQLRRCQSELNRQVKQSSSVIQEKVPFNDTKFGDYNSLNVPPHNRRHQLKARDLSGQALSFIQDLVAALLNFHSYTEQRVHIYPLDSSIELISPLNQKFSQYLHENAAYVRPLEDSCLQLHQSITEDTVTVLETVVKLKSFADNFSSYTHFLQKILPYQLKSLEEECDTPLCTAALTAKNQELQSDMKRVTSVFEKLQSYIYLLALPSVRQDAMPQSSTSAVFTQLAACLHSLHDAIKEMSKHYNQKAGLEQDLPTITQKLCTTTECLLGSLGSLTSSTGKIATFFSNNLDFFTSSGYSPRGSTVPLNPLQAESMLANKKKAAAYIHAIKKARPQSVPYKEALSNRRILTSSTESREGLTQQVHQSQEKIARLEQEKEHWLLEAQLGKVRLEKENQRIADLETQLAAALGGSPYSQPAAASTLAQSHEETEKEQKPAGRETTLCTSLVGMLCTTPTVEHMGDEESREQLIKTHYMARVGELTTQLQISDSKAVHFHSECRALAKRLAIAEKSRETLTEEVKLANQNITRLQDELATTKRSYEDQLSMMSDHLCSMNETLSKQREEIDTLKLGSKGNAKKNKGR; encoded by the exons ATGGCTAACGTTACAGACCTGCAAACAAAATACAGCAAGCTGGCACAGGAGTACTCCAAG CTCCGTGCCCAGAACCAGGTGCTAAAGAAGGGAGTTGTGGATGAACAGGCCAACTCTGCCTCATTTAAG GAGCagctgaagcagagggaccagAGCCTGAGGAAGCAGGAGCAGGAGATGGACAGTCTCAGCTTCAGGAACCAACAGCTGGCCAAGAGAGTGGAGCTGCTGCAAGAGGAGCTAGCT AGTAAAGCAGACTCTCCCTCACAACATGGTCTGGAGACCCAGAGTGTTTTTGATGAGGACCTGCAGAAAAAGATAGAAGAAAATGAGCGACTTCATATCCAA TTCTATGAAGCAGACGAGCAGCACAGGAGGCAGGAGGCCGAGCTGATGACACGACTACAGGAGCTGGAAAAAGAATCGGAGCAGCACCAGGCTGTTGTAGACGGACTCACCGCTAAGTACATGGAAACAATTGGGCGGCTGCAGAGTGACAAGGCACGTTTAGAG GTGAAAGCACAGACCCTGGAGAGGGAAGCAAAAGAGTGCAGAATGCGAACAGAGGAGTG tcagcagcagttGAGGCGGTGCCAGTCAGAGCTAAACAGACAGGTGAAACAAAGCAGCAGTGTTATCCAGGAGAAAGTGCCCTTCAATGACACAA AATTTGGTGACTACAACAGCCTAAATGTGCCACCACACAATCGAAGGCACCAG CTTAAAGCCCGGGACTTGTCAGGTCAGGCCCTGAGCTTTATTCAGGACCTGGTGGCTGCTCTGTTGAACTTCCACTCCTACACAGAACAGAGAGTGCACATCTATCCCCTGGACTCCTCCATTGAGCTCATCTCCCCACTTAACCAGAAG TTTTCTCAGTATCTACATGAGAATGCAGCCTATGTGCGCCCCCTGGAGGATAGCTGTCTGCAGTTACACCAAAGCATCACAGAGGACACCGTCACAGTACTG GAGACTGTGGTCAAGCTGAAGAGCTTCGCTGATAATTTCTCATCATACACCCACTTTCTTCAAAAGATTCTTCCCTACCAGctgaaaag tCTGGAAGAAGAGTGCGACACACCTCTTTGTACTGCTGCCCTTACTGCGAAAAACCAGGAGTTGCAGAGTGACATGAAGAGAGTAACTTCTGTGTTTGAGAAACTGCAGAGCTACATTTATCTGTTGGCCTTACCCA GTGTTCGGCAGGATGCCATGCCACAGAGCAGCACCTCAGCTGTCTTCACCCAGCTGGCTGCCTGCCTACACAGTCTTCACGATGCCATTAAAG AGATGTCAAAGCATTACAACCAGAAAGCAGGCTTAGAACAGGACCTCCCCACTATCACCCAGAAGCTCTGTACCACCACAGAGTGCCTGCTGGGATCGTTGGGCTCTCTGACCAGCAGCACTGGCAAG ATTGCCACTTTCTTCAGCAACAACTTGGACTTCTTCACATCATCAGGCTACAGTCCAAGAGGCAGCACAGTACCCCTTAACCCTTTGCAAGCAGAGAGCATGCTGgccaacaaaaagaaagcagCTGCCTATATCCATGCTATCAAAAAG GCCAGGCCGCAGTCTGTTCCATACAAAGAAGCCCTGTCAAACCGTCGTATTCTCACCAGCTCCACTGAGAGCAGAGAAGGTCTCACTCAGCAG GTGCATCAGAGCCAGGAGAAGATTGCTcggctggagcaggagaaggaaCACTGGCTCCTGGAGGCCCAGCTGGGGAAGGTGCGGTTGGAAAAGGAGAACCAGCGCATTGCCGACCTGGAAACGCAGCTCGCAGCAGCTCTCGGGGGAAGTCCATACTCACAACCAGCTGCAGCCAGCACACTCGCACAGAGCCATGAGGAAACGGAGAAAGAGCAGAAGCCTGCTGGGAGAGAGACTACACTCTGCACCAGCCTG GTTGGCATGTTGTGCACAACACCTACAGTTGAGCAT aTGGGAGACGAGGAGTCCAGGGAGCAGCTGATAAAGACTCACTACATGGCCAGAGTGGGCGAACTCACCACCCAGCTCCAGATTTCAGACAGCAAAGCTGTGCACTTTCACTCTGAG TGTCGAGCTTTGGCCAAGAGATTAGCCATTGCAGAAAAGTCACGGGAGACTCTGACCGAGGAGGTCAAACTGGCTAATCAGAACATCACACGCTTGCAG GATGAGCTGGCTACGACAAAGAGGAGCTACGAAGACCAGCTCAGCATGATGAGCGACCACCTGTGTAGTATGAATGAGACTTTGAGCAAGCAGAGAGAGGAAATCGACACGCTCAAACTGGGCAGCAAG GGAAATGCCAAAAAGAACAAAGGTCGCTAG
- the ston1 gene encoding stonin-1 translates to MCSTNHSNWVTFEDDNTPPSSPQKPLQSPGLIKTSVPRPNGLKLVLPPIRDTSWSFNRSLESPQSHSSPGGSSCVPCNTPFCTPVSGVPSSASPFHFNTLENNFFRSYSSTSTTSVPSPAPDALHQTSDRPSPFPSFQGNSGHYNPFWDGSRHSADVDSSSSDSESDNSLPRFFIRTKDGSEPPRDHLQSSFFDVCQKLEGLRAETKHETETEKDKERRLSCKCEVLSEGSFQFVPRGLFRSQKRDGWSVMLRIPEKKNRMSSRQWGPIYLRLLPGGVLQMYYEKGLEKPYKEFQLLPQCRLSDLKLESYGEPRKVLSVKVEHFSYTEKKRYHPKLEISHEAEAEELLKFGSTVHDDMEDLVVSMEEEIFKLCIHHQQRRHYEEQELSLQITDHIWVRLDKFGEAMDRTAFTQIHCLAFLNGLGDCFLALNDLGLLRFDSSYGSEEDGELWMEIADCHFHKCVNETEFQRSRLIKFAPPEACRVELMRYKTEILGCTEIPFSIKAVVTVQGAYVELQAFLNMSATFLSSVGVSDVNPLCENVVIRVPVPGDWIKVTQTVALLRQRSLKARMNRNTCLGAVSAANSQPVMQVTIGTVKYENVYSAVVWRIDRLPAKNTAVDHPHSFSCKLELGSDQEIPSDWYPFVTMECEIMGAVVSQTRVKSLGTANDIQPQKHVTSWTRYHCQAKLYLSIIYDVIESIRELFLDEGLEDRVLDDLRHLWESKMMQSKAMEDLRKNTINSSNFVLQLPANYSQTDQELAGQLYKVNVPVVVTQAPAGQPPVSKLTHKVTERREAAAPQSAAIPPNATHPQEAEPPSVPATVVTQPPHPTSTLPPGQESSLPQQPPVPAAEPSQPQGAHSPEPEVTLEENEPSPQPEPVNLRMTASPCSQLLDFQICTEEALTHTAQLKTRDIDDILKEVIEEEREKAERARNLTPAKTESQSEAVLGLDLDYNYSELSDIVQLDGPSGNSDIEEEEEVPLEENDFLGIINAEAIKALQEGDGSSDGNSISSTSDSEGADELANVEEEDPLNSGDDVIEQDIPDLFDTDNVIVCQYDKIHRSKNRWKFHLKDGVMCYGGRDYVFSKAVGEAEW, encoded by the exons ATGTGTTCCACAAATCACTCAAACTGGGTCACATTTGAAGATGACAACACACCACCTTCATCACCTCAAAAGCCCCTACAGTCACCAGGGCTTATCAAAACATCAGTACCGCGTCCCAATGGTCTGAAATTAGTTCTTCCTCCAATCAGAGATACTTCCTGGAGCTTCAATAGATCTCTGGAATCCCCTCAAAGCCACTCGAGTCCTGGTGGAAGTTCCTGTGTACCATGTAACACGCCCTTTTGCACTCCTGTGAGTGGGGTTCCTAGCAGTGCGTCCCCATTTCACTTCAACACGTTGGAAAATAACTTCTTCCGGAGTTACTCCAGCACGTCTACCACCTCTGTTCCCTCTCCTGCACCAGACGCCCTGCATCAAACCTCAGATAGACCAAGCCCTTTCCCTTCTTTCCAGGGGAACTCAGGACACTATAACCCCTTCTGGGATGGATCTAGACACAGTGCAGATGTGGACAGCTCCTCCTCAGACTCAGAATCTGACAACAGCCTACCACGTTTCTTTATTCGGACCAAAGACGGCAGTGAGCCTCCGCGTGACCACCTCCAGAGCTCCTTCTTCGACGTTTGCCAGAAACTGGAAGGCCTACGAGCAGAAACGAAGCATGAAACGGAGACAGAAAAAGATAAGGAGAGGCGGCTAAGTTGCAAATGTGAGGTGTTAAGTGAGGGTTCATTTCAGTTCGTTCCTCGGGGTCTCTTCCGTAGCCAGAAAAGAGACGGCTGGTCGGTCATGCTCAGGATTCCTGAAAAAAAGAACCGCATGTCCTCGAGACAGTGGGGGCCGATCTACCTCCGCTTGTTGCCCGGAGGTGTGCTACAAATGTACTACGAGAAAGGGCTGGAGAAGCCTTACAAGGAGTTCCAGCTTCTCCCTCAGTGCAGGCTCTCGGATCTTAAACTGGAAAGCTACGGTGAGCCACGCAAAGTTCTCTCGGTGAAGGTGGAACATTTCTCGTACACAGAAAAGAAACGCTACCATCCCAAGCTGGAAATTAGTCATGAGGCGGAGGCAGAAGAGCTGCTCAAGTTTGGCTCCACAGTGCATGACGACATGGAGGACCTGGTAGTCTCCATGGAAGAGGAAATCTTCAAATTGTGTATACACCACCAGCAGAGGCGACACTACGAGGAGCAGGAGCTGTCCTTGCAGATCACTGATCACATCTGGGTTCGACTGGATAAGTTTGGAGAAGCCATGGACCGGACAGCCTTCACCCAGATTCACTGTCTGGCTTTCCTGAACGGACTAGGGGATTGTTTTCTTGCCCTTAACGATTTGGGACTGCTGCGCTTTGACTCCAGCTACGGGTCTGAGGAGGACGGTGAACTCTGGATGGAGATCGCAGACTGCCATTTTCACAAATGTgtgaatgagacagagtttCAGAGGTCTCGGCTGATAAAGTTCGCACCTCCTGAGGCCTGCAGGGTGGAGTTGATGCGGTATAAGACGGAGATTCTGGGTTGCACAGAAATTCCCTTTTCCATCAAAGCTGTCGTCACAGTTCAAGGTGCCTATGTGGAGCTCCAGGCCTTTCTAAACATGTCAGCCACCTTCCTTTCCTCAGTGGGGGTGTCTGACGTGAACCCACTGTGTGAGAATGTAGTGATCCGTGTGCCAGTGCCAGGCGACTGGATCAAAGTGACACAGACAGTGGCCTTGCTGCGACAGAGATCACTGAAGGCTCGTATGAACAGAAACACTTGCTTGGGCGCTGTCAGCGCTGCAAATTCACAGCCCGTCATGCAGGTGACAATCGGCACCGTCAAGTATGAGAATGTATATTCAGCCGTCGTGTGGAGGATTGACCGACTGCCTGCGAAGAATACGG CAGTGGATCATCCCCATTCATTTTCCTGCAAACTAGAGCTGGGATCTGATCAGGAGATCCCAAGTGACTGGTACCCTTTTGTCACGATGGAATGTGAAATTATGGGCGCCGTTGTGTCACAGACCAGAGTGAAGTCACTGGGCACTGCGAACGACATCCAGCCGCAGAAACATGTGACCAGTTGGACGCGCTATCATTGTCAG GCCAAACTCTACTTGTCCATAATCTATGATGTGATTGAGAGTATAAGGGAGCTCTTCTTGGATGAAGGGCTGGAAGACCGCGTCCTGGACGATTTAAGACAC CTTTGGGAGTCAAAGATGATGCAGTCAAAAGCAATGGAAGACTTAAGGAAAAATACTATCAACTCATCCAACTTTGTACTGCAGCTCCCTGCCAACTACAGTCAGACTGATCAGGAACTAGCAG GTCAACTTTACAAGGTGAACGTTCCTGTTGTGGTTACTCAGGCCCCAGCAGGTCAGCCGCCTGTATCCAAACTAACGCACAAAGTCACCGAGCGGAGAGAAGCTGCTGCCCCTCAGTCAGCTGCAATCCCACCAAATGCCACTCATCCTCAGGAGGCAGAGCCACCCTCTGTTCCAGCTACTGTTGTCACACAGCCGCCACATCCAACGTCCACTTTACCCCCCGGTCAGGAGAGCAGCCTCCCCCAGCAGCCACCAGTTCCTGCGGCTGAGCCCTCGCAGCCTCAGGGGGCCCACTCTCCAGAGCCAGAGGTCACACTGGAAGAAAACGAGCCAAGTCCACAGCCTGAACCCGTGAACCTCAGGATGACCGCCTCACCCTGCAGCCAGTTGTTAGACTTCCAGATCTGCACCGAGGAGGCTTTGACTCACACGGCACAGCTAAAAACCAGAGACATTGATGACATCCTGAAAGAAGtgattgaggaggagagagagaaggcagaAAGGGCGAGGAATCTAACGCCTGCAAAGACTGAGAGTCAGTCTGAGGCTGTTCTTGGG CTGGACCTAGACTACAACTACAGCGAACTATCCGACATCGTTCAGCTGGATGGTCCTTCAGGCAACTCTGACAtcgaggaggaagaggaagttcCCCTGGAAGAGAACGACTTTCTGGGCATTATCAACGCCGAGGCCATAAAGGCCCTTCAGGAAGGAGATGGAAGCAGCGACGGCAACAGCATCTCCTCCACCAGCGACAGTGAGGGAGCAGATGAGCTCGCTAATGTAGAGGAAGAG GATCCTTTGAACTCAGGTGATGATGTCATTGAGCAGGACATCCCAGATCTCTTTGACACTGACAATGTAATCGTTTGCCAGTATGACAAA ATTCACCGCAGCAAGAACCGCTGGAAGTTTCACTTGAAAGATGGAGTGATGTGTTATGGAGGCAGGGACTACGTGTTCTCTAAAGCTGTGGGGGAAGCTGAGTGGTGA